A region from the Lutra lutra chromosome 1, mLutLut1.2, whole genome shotgun sequence genome encodes:
- the PROK2 gene encoding prokineticin-2, translating into MRGPRCAPLLLLLLLSPLLLIPPAGDAAVITGACDKDPQCAGGMCCAVSIWVKSIRICTPMGKVGDSCHPLTRKVPFFGRRMHHTCPCMPGLACLRTSFNRFICLARK; encoded by the exons ATGAGGGGCCCGCGCTGCGCCccgctgctgctcctgctgctgctgtcgCCGCTGCTGCTCATACCCCCTGCCGGGGACGCCGCCGTCATCACCGGG GCCTGCGACAAGGACCCCCAGTGTGCCGGAGGCATGTGCTGTGCTGTTAGTATCTGGGTTAAGAGCATAAGGATTTGCACGCCTATGGGCAAAGTGGGAGACAGCTGCCATCCGCTGACTCGTAAA GTTCCATTTTTTGGGCGAAGAATGCATCACACGTGTCCATGTATGCCGGGCTTAGCCTGTTTACGGACTTCATTTAATCGATTTATTTGTTTAGCCCGAAAGTAA